One genomic segment of uncultured Desulfobacter sp. includes these proteins:
- the arfB gene encoding alternative ribosome rescue aminoacyl-tRNA hydrolase ArfB, with protein MKISDHISIPDTSIEFYPIRSRGPGGQNVNKVSSGVHIRFDIQASDLSDEIKAKLLSFKDKRITRQGVIVIKAMTYRSAAKNREDGLERLAELIRRAVRPVKKRKPTRPTWASKNRRLDSKNRRSRVKALRKKIDM; from the coding sequence TTGAAAATATCCGATCACATATCCATCCCGGATACCAGTATTGAATTTTACCCCATCCGGTCCCGGGGGCCTGGGGGGCAGAATGTGAACAAGGTATCTTCAGGTGTTCATATCCGTTTTGATATCCAGGCCTCGGATCTTTCGGATGAAATTAAGGCAAAACTTTTATCTTTTAAGGACAAGCGCATTACCCGGCAGGGCGTTATCGTGATTAAAGCAATGACCTATAGAAGCGCTGCAAAAAATCGCGAGGACGGATTGGAACGACTTGCGGAACTTATCAGACGTGCTGTCCGGCCTGTAAAAAAAAGAAAACCCACCCGGCCCACCTGGGCATCAAAGAACCGGCGCCTTGATTCGAAAAACCGACGCAGCAGGGTCAAAGCATTAAGAAAAAAAATAGATATGTAG